A portion of the Deinococcus peraridilitoris DSM 19664 genome contains these proteins:
- a CDS encoding DUF6527 family protein has protein sequence MTALHHEFVTAIPARLEDSVVYVSIVYATVAHKCACGCGQEVNLPLSPTDWSLIYDGETVSLSPSIGNWSLPCQSHYWIKNDKVVWAKAWSQKRIEQGRKADQRKKGKFFAARFKREQQD, from the coding sequence GTGACAGCACTTCACCACGAGTTCGTGACCGCCATTCCCGCACGCTTGGAGGACAGCGTAGTGTACGTGAGCATCGTGTATGCCACAGTCGCTCACAAGTGCGCTTGCGGTTGTGGCCAGGAAGTTAACCTCCCCCTTAGCCCGACTGACTGGTCGCTTATTTACGACGGGGAAACGGTCTCGCTCTCTCCGTCCATCGGCAACTGGAGCTTGCCCTGCCAGTCTCACTATTGGATCAAAAACGACAAGGTGGTGTGGGCGAAGGCATGGAGTCAAAAACGGATTGAGCAGGGCAGGAAAGCGGACCAGCGAAAGAAGGGCAAGTTTTTCGCAGCCCGATTCAAGCGTGAGCAACAGGATTAA
- a CDS encoding DNA cytosine methyltransferase, with protein MTSRVKVGRVRPITVPTPRRTPRHRSAIANTTVVDVFCGVGGVTHGFVREGFRVAAGLDVDTSCRYAYETNNPGSVFVAKSVDELDVADTLRAFYPAGHTKVLVGCAPCQPFSSNNTKGKQNGDWKLLSVFCDLVARVEPDVVSMENVTRLATFHGGEVFEGFLNRLESLGYHVAWRDVNCPDYGIPQNRKRLLLLASRLGPIEFLPPTHTPETYRTVREVLSELPPLKAGQRHEADPLHWAAGLTERNLQRIRASRPDGTWRDWDETLVADCHRKSTGKSFPSVYGRMSWDRPSPTITTQFYGFGNGRFGHPEQDRAISLREGALLQTFPRTYQFVPPNGRWTFENLGRHIGNAVPVDLARVVAKSVAVHLASQASPVAG; from the coding sequence GTGACCTCGCGCGTGAAGGTTGGTAGAGTGAGGCCGATCACGGTGCCGACCCCACGACGAACCCCCCGCCATCGCAGCGCAATCGCGAACACCACCGTCGTCGACGTCTTCTGCGGCGTCGGCGGCGTCACTCACGGCTTCGTCCGAGAAGGCTTCAGGGTAGCCGCTGGTCTCGACGTCGACACGTCTTGTCGGTACGCCTACGAAACCAACAACCCCGGCAGCGTGTTCGTCGCCAAAAGCGTCGACGAGCTCGACGTGGCCGACACCTTGAGGGCGTTCTACCCCGCGGGCCACACGAAGGTCCTGGTGGGCTGCGCGCCTTGCCAGCCATTCTCCTCGAACAACACGAAGGGGAAGCAGAACGGCGACTGGAAGCTGCTCAGTGTGTTCTGCGACCTGGTCGCCCGGGTGGAGCCCGACGTGGTGTCGATGGAGAACGTCACCCGTCTTGCCACCTTCCACGGCGGCGAGGTGTTCGAGGGCTTCCTGAACCGGCTCGAGTCGTTGGGGTACCACGTCGCGTGGCGCGACGTGAACTGCCCCGACTACGGCATCCCCCAGAACCGCAAGCGGCTGTTGCTACTCGCGTCCCGCCTCGGGCCGATCGAATTCCTTCCCCCCACTCACACGCCCGAGACGTACCGAACGGTCCGCGAGGTCCTGTCGGAACTGCCGCCCTTGAAGGCCGGTCAGCGTCACGAGGCCGACCCGCTGCACTGGGCCGCCGGTCTCACCGAGCGAAACCTCCAGAGAATCCGCGCTTCTCGGCCCGACGGCACGTGGCGCGACTGGGACGAGACGCTCGTTGCGGACTGTCACCGCAAAAGCACGGGTAAGTCCTTCCCGAGCGTGTACGGGCGCATGTCGTGGGATCGTCCCTCGCCGACAATCACCACGCAGTTCTACGGTTTCGGCAACGGCCGCTTCGGGCATCCCGAGCAGGACCGCGCCATTTCACTGCGCGAAGGGGCTCTGTTGCAGACGTTTCCACGCACCTACCAGTTCGTTCCTCCGAACGGCCGCTGGACCTTCGAGAACCTGGGGCGCCACATCGGGAACGCGGTTCCGGTGGACTTGGCGCGCGTCGTCGCCAAGTCGGTCGCAGTTCACCTCGCGTCCCAGGCGTCACCCGTCGCAGGTTGA
- the drmA gene encoding DISARM system helicase DrmA has protein sequence MTNEVRRRRGAPEERPPRIPNAWLIGRNDWTRLDVHTLVLPGDKERWRDLEEGDAVLVAEEHGGEWRAVHVGGIFRVRSTASETTYYFDVTRAIDGEPSLESLSLGGHDPRLLASRLGWTAFEAAIRASLGMGYAELPTSRDQAYLRELLRLAVVDDLLGPADGPHEEIVEMSVRDRYLVGKLAPVDTTANPILSNEDDQDEEPEDLRPREGVAADPGQELGGASGRTSPEDDVAELDASRNASIVPSSFGMTFCLDAGTTHVEVEATWGRYERRESERHVNERTEKPLRAWKRRPSGGKFALHLAGDVVEPVAPDPACPSVVVRGRVRLHPNGRDRLVTLFLVNTQRTPDANVDAAWLFQPELVVRDLGRVGSFRRRPPLEPDGSDPEREALAMLYREQVEFAVGHGVAVAARVAPGDPERATEVRTGVMPSYEVPITETPPQDDLPSDFLDMRRLAAMDRNALTSGLDAFVASYSSWIEAQRAKVGHGVDGWDDTAKEALKRCEHVRDRLQVGVDVLRGDDEALAAFRFANLAMADQRVRSIYSLRRRRGETLSPSDVDTPGNHSWRAFQLAFVLLGIPSLADPAHKDRTDPVEGEADLLWFPTGGGKTEAYLGVAAFAMAMRRLRPDLGGLDASRGLAVVMRYTLRLLTMQQFQRASALLCAMEQLRTAAPDVWGRSPFRIGLWVGQKSTPNTVAEAHEAIKAEKEGKRPRSASPAQLTTCPWCGSTIEPKRDVVVDRERGLTHLYCPNVADACPFSDTRGDGLPVVVVDEELYHRPPTMLIATVDKFALMAWKGEVRTLFGRVERECPRHGLLWPDSDCTGNHPAKGSLPKTTVRNVRAIRPPDLIIQDEFHLISGPLGTMVGLYETAVDALCSWKLDDGTTVRPKVIASTATVRKAAEQVNGVFLRCVAVFPPHGLDVGDNFFSKQTPTDEKPGRLYLGVCAPGSSKPAMLIRVYVALLTGAQALFERFGDAADPYMTLVGYFNALRELGGMKRLSEDDVQTRSFRVQMSQIARPGLAQRSVREVVELTSRVSNRDIPLTLDRLETKHKRAWSKGEARAVDVVLATNMLSVGVDVNRLGVMAVNGQPKTTAEYIQATSRVGRSFPGLVVTVLSWSRPRDLSHYESFEHYHATFYQHVEAQSVTPFAPRALDRGLTGTLVSLVRLDDAGLNPNEGAAVLGGGPSPEPAAATSIVERRAGLVTGRSAAGDDARDMARARFDRWIREASRPGRVLGYQEGGGTVAPLLQAPGASPWAEFTVPMSMREVEPGVRLVMDKSAMSDGPAWRAAPAEHEGVES, from the coding sequence ATGACGAACGAGGTACGGCGCCGGCGAGGCGCTCCCGAAGAGCGACCGCCGCGAATTCCCAACGCGTGGTTGATCGGCCGCAACGATTGGACGCGGCTCGATGTCCACACGCTGGTCCTCCCGGGCGACAAGGAGCGGTGGCGCGACCTGGAGGAGGGCGACGCGGTGCTCGTCGCGGAGGAGCACGGTGGAGAGTGGCGCGCCGTGCACGTGGGGGGCATCTTCCGCGTACGCTCCACCGCTTCCGAAACGACCTACTACTTCGACGTGACTCGCGCGATCGACGGAGAACCTTCGCTGGAGTCGCTGAGCCTCGGCGGTCACGATCCCCGCCTCCTCGCCTCGCGCCTCGGCTGGACGGCGTTCGAGGCCGCGATCCGGGCAAGCCTCGGGATGGGCTACGCGGAGTTGCCGACCAGTCGCGACCAAGCGTACCTGCGCGAGCTGCTGAGGCTTGCCGTCGTCGACGACCTGCTCGGGCCCGCGGACGGACCGCACGAGGAAATCGTCGAGATGAGCGTGCGCGACCGCTACCTGGTCGGGAAGCTCGCTCCGGTGGACACGACGGCGAACCCGATTCTATCGAACGAGGACGACCAGGACGAGGAGCCGGAAGATTTACGCCCGCGCGAAGGTGTGGCGGCGGACCCGGGTCAGGAGCTGGGGGGAGCGTCGGGTCGCACGAGTCCCGAGGACGACGTCGCCGAACTCGACGCGTCGCGCAACGCGTCGATCGTGCCGTCTTCGTTCGGCATGACCTTCTGTCTGGATGCCGGTACCACGCACGTCGAAGTCGAAGCGACATGGGGCCGCTACGAACGCCGCGAAAGCGAGCGGCACGTGAACGAGCGGACCGAAAAGCCGTTGCGTGCCTGGAAGCGGCGGCCGTCGGGCGGTAAGTTCGCGTTGCACCTCGCCGGAGACGTCGTCGAGCCCGTCGCGCCCGACCCCGCCTGCCCGTCGGTCGTCGTCCGCGGACGCGTGCGACTCCATCCGAACGGCCGGGATCGGCTCGTGACGCTGTTCCTGGTGAACACCCAACGGACTCCGGACGCGAACGTGGACGCCGCGTGGCTCTTTCAGCCCGAACTGGTCGTCCGCGACCTCGGCAGAGTCGGCTCCTTCCGGCGCCGTCCGCCCCTCGAGCCGGACGGAAGCGATCCGGAGCGCGAGGCGCTCGCGATGCTGTACCGCGAGCAAGTCGAGTTCGCGGTGGGTCACGGCGTCGCCGTCGCGGCGCGCGTCGCTCCCGGCGATCCTGAGCGAGCCACGGAAGTCCGGACAGGGGTGATGCCCAGCTACGAAGTGCCCATCACGGAAACGCCTCCCCAGGACGACCTGCCGAGCGACTTCCTCGACATGCGGCGCCTCGCGGCGATGGACCGCAACGCGCTGACCTCCGGGCTGGACGCCTTCGTCGCGTCGTACTCGAGCTGGATCGAAGCCCAGCGCGCGAAGGTGGGTCACGGCGTCGACGGCTGGGACGACACGGCGAAGGAGGCGCTGAAGCGCTGCGAACACGTGCGCGACCGTTTGCAGGTGGGCGTGGACGTACTTCGGGGAGACGACGAAGCGCTCGCAGCGTTCCGCTTCGCGAACCTCGCGATGGCCGACCAGCGAGTCCGGTCCATCTACTCGCTTCGGCGTCGTCGCGGCGAGACGCTCTCGCCGAGCGACGTCGACACCCCGGGCAACCACTCGTGGCGCGCCTTTCAGCTCGCGTTCGTGCTGCTCGGCATTCCCTCGCTCGCCGATCCGGCGCACAAGGACCGCACCGACCCGGTGGAGGGCGAGGCGGACTTGCTCTGGTTTCCGACGGGCGGCGGCAAGACCGAGGCGTACCTGGGCGTGGCGGCCTTCGCGATGGCGATGCGCCGTCTCCGCCCCGACCTCGGTGGCCTCGACGCGTCTCGCGGCCTCGCCGTGGTCATGCGGTACACGCTGCGCCTGCTGACGATGCAGCAGTTCCAGCGCGCGAGCGCGCTGTTGTGCGCGATGGAGCAGTTGCGTACGGCGGCACCCGACGTGTGGGGGCGGTCGCCGTTCCGGATCGGCTTGTGGGTCGGGCAGAAGAGCACGCCCAACACGGTCGCGGAAGCGCACGAGGCAATCAAGGCGGAAAAGGAGGGCAAGCGCCCGCGCAGCGCGAGCCCGGCGCAGCTCACGACCTGTCCGTGGTGCGGATCGACGATCGAGCCGAAGCGCGACGTCGTGGTGGACCGCGAGCGGGGCCTCACGCACCTTTACTGCCCCAACGTCGCCGACGCCTGCCCGTTTTCCGACACCCGTGGGGACGGGCTCCCGGTCGTGGTGGTCGACGAGGAGCTGTACCACCGGCCCCCGACCATGCTGATCGCCACGGTCGACAAGTTCGCGCTGATGGCGTGGAAGGGCGAGGTGAGGACCTTGTTCGGCCGGGTCGAACGCGAGTGCCCTCGGCACGGCCTGCTCTGGCCCGACTCGGACTGCACCGGCAATCATCCCGCGAAAGGCAGCCTCCCGAAGACGACGGTCCGGAACGTTCGAGCGATTCGGCCGCCCGACTTGATCATCCAGGACGAGTTCCACCTGATCTCGGGACCGTTGGGAACCATGGTCGGCTTGTACGAAACGGCGGTGGACGCGCTGTGCTCGTGGAAACTCGACGACGGGACGACCGTTCGGCCCAAGGTCATCGCGTCGACCGCGACGGTGCGCAAGGCGGCCGAGCAGGTCAACGGGGTGTTCCTACGGTGCGTGGCCGTCTTTCCCCCACACGGTCTCGACGTCGGGGACAACTTCTTCTCGAAGCAGACCCCGACCGACGAGAAGCCGGGGAGGCTCTACCTGGGCGTATGCGCGCCCGGCTCGTCCAAGCCCGCGATGCTCATCCGCGTGTACGTCGCTCTCCTCACCGGAGCCCAGGCGCTCTTCGAACGTTTCGGAGACGCCGCCGATCCCTACATGACGCTCGTGGGATACTTCAACGCGCTGCGCGAGCTGGGCGGCATGAAGCGCCTTTCCGAGGACGACGTGCAGACCCGTTCGTTCCGCGTCCAGATGAGCCAGATCGCTCGCCCGGGGCTCGCGCAGCGCTCCGTGCGCGAAGTCGTCGAGCTCACGTCGCGCGTGTCGAACCGGGACATCCCGCTCACGCTGGACCGACTGGAGACGAAGCACAAGCGGGCGTGGTCGAAAGGCGAGGCGCGCGCCGTGGACGTCGTGCTCGCCACGAACATGCTGTCGGTGGGGGTCGACGTGAACCGCCTCGGGGTGATGGCCGTCAACGGGCAACCGAAGACGACCGCCGAGTACATCCAGGCGACGAGCCGCGTCGGCCGCTCGTTTCCCGGACTGGTCGTCACCGTGCTGTCCTGGTCGCGTCCGCGCGACCTCTCGCACTACGAGTCGTTCGAGCACTACCACGCGACGTTCTATCAGCACGTGGAAGCGCAGAGTGTCACACCGTTCGCTCCGCGCGCGCTCGACCGCGGCCTCACCGGCACGCTCGTGAGCTTGGTGCGCCTGGACGACGCGGGCCTCAATCCCAACGAAGGCGCGGCGGTGCTGGGCGGCGGGCCGAGCCCCGAACCCGCGGCGGCCACGTCGATCGTCGAGCGCCGCGCCGGCCTCGTGACAGGCAGGAGCGCCGCCGGAGACGACGCGCGCGACATGGCCCGCGCGCGCTTCGACCGCTGGATCCGCGAAGCGTCGCGTCCCGGTCGCGTGCTGGGCTACCAGGAAGGCGGCGGCACGGTCGCCCCGCTGTTGCAGGCTCCGGGTGCCTCACCCTGGGCCGAGTTCACGGTGCCGATGTCGATGCGTGAGGTCGAGCCGGGAGTACGCCTTGTGATGGACAAGTCCGCGATGTCCGACGGTCCCGCTTGGCGGGCCGCGCCCGCCGAGCACGAAGGAGTCGAATCATGA
- the drmB gene encoding DUF1998 domain-containing protein — protein MSKPTTAPVGTVRPSQLLWTYGPGALVDLPNLSVVTMGLDLWRESLCEVLDEPRLLAAVRRSLGPQVERLRKPPVAEDDADPFSAEAHQGVPVRPFPRWLRCVRCGLLAEYDSGLFDLDPDPFRPERTSFVHTNCDKGKKSDAVPARFLLACGHGHLDDFPWHWFVHGGPSACRGTLRFFERGASLQTENLWVRCDECESAKSLAHAFGEEGRRALPACRGRHPHLDRYDSDCEARPRAVVLGATNAWFPVTLSALAIPLAEDRLGQFVQDAWEDLKEADDVGELKGVLKTLRKRGRYPVLDEVTPEDVWSAMERERSGAGGAEPDGVTESDMKRPEWTVLTSPSSSSAWPHFLSERVAVPAGFEAFLSEVSLVKRLREVNALLGFSRIDSPEEIRDISAHERIASLTADPPRWVPASEVHGEGVFLRFDERTLRAWEGWSAVGERDERLRRGHRGWRTSRELPPEANYPGVRFAMLHTLSHLLIREFALECGYGAASIRERIYAEDDPSDPMAGILLYTAAPDSDGTLGGLVELGKPENLGRIMIQALRRARICSSDPLCSEHDPGQDRSLHAAACHACNFVAETSCERGNRYLDRALLVPTFECSTAAFFGSL, from the coding sequence ATGAGCAAACCCACCACCGCGCCCGTCGGGACCGTCCGCCCGAGTCAGCTCCTGTGGACGTACGGCCCAGGCGCACTCGTCGACCTGCCCAACCTCTCGGTCGTGACCATGGGGCTCGACCTGTGGCGGGAGAGCCTGTGCGAAGTCTTGGACGAACCACGTTTGCTCGCCGCGGTGCGCCGGTCGCTGGGACCGCAGGTGGAGCGGCTGCGCAAACCTCCCGTGGCCGAGGACGACGCCGACCCCTTCTCCGCCGAGGCGCATCAAGGGGTGCCCGTCCGGCCGTTCCCACGTTGGCTGCGCTGCGTCCGCTGCGGCCTGCTCGCCGAGTACGACTCCGGCCTGTTCGACCTCGACCCGGACCCGTTCCGACCGGAGCGGACCTCGTTCGTCCACACGAACTGCGACAAGGGCAAGAAGAGCGACGCGGTACCCGCCCGGTTTCTGCTCGCCTGCGGTCATGGGCACCTCGACGACTTCCCTTGGCACTGGTTCGTCCACGGCGGGCCCTCGGCCTGTCGAGGAACCCTGAGGTTCTTCGAACGCGGCGCGTCCTTGCAGACCGAGAACCTGTGGGTGCGCTGCGACGAGTGCGAATCCGCGAAGTCCCTGGCCCACGCGTTCGGCGAAGAAGGCCGCCGCGCGCTTCCCGCCTGTCGGGGGCGGCACCCTCACCTCGATCGCTACGACAGCGACTGCGAGGCCAGGCCGCGCGCGGTGGTGCTCGGCGCGACCAACGCCTGGTTCCCCGTGACGCTCTCGGCCCTCGCCATCCCACTCGCCGAGGACAGGCTCGGCCAGTTCGTGCAGGACGCCTGGGAAGACCTCAAGGAAGCGGACGACGTCGGCGAGCTCAAGGGAGTGCTGAAGACGTTGCGCAAGCGAGGACGCTACCCGGTGCTCGACGAGGTGACGCCCGAAGACGTCTGGTCTGCCATGGAGCGCGAGCGGTCGGGCGCCGGCGGTGCCGAACCGGACGGCGTGACGGAAAGCGACATGAAGCGGCCCGAGTGGACCGTGCTCACGAGCCCCTCGTCGTCGTCCGCATGGCCCCACTTTCTCAGCGAGCGGGTCGCGGTGCCCGCCGGGTTCGAGGCTTTCCTGTCGGAAGTGTCGCTGGTGAAGCGGCTGCGCGAAGTGAACGCGCTCCTCGGGTTCTCGCGCATCGACTCGCCCGAAGAGATCCGCGACATCAGCGCGCACGAACGGATCGCCTCGCTCACCGCCGACCCGCCCCGCTGGGTCCCCGCGTCCGAGGTACACGGAGAGGGGGTCTTCCTGAGGTTCGACGAGCGCACGTTGCGCGCCTGGGAAGGGTGGTCCGCCGTCGGCGAGCGCGACGAACGCTTGCGACGCGGGCATCGCGGCTGGCGCACGAGCCGCGAGCTTCCCCCGGAAGCTAACTACCCGGGCGTCCGCTTCGCGATGCTGCATACGCTGTCGCACCTGCTGATCCGCGAGTTCGCGCTGGAGTGTGGGTACGGAGCCGCCAGTATCCGCGAGCGCATCTACGCCGAGGACGACCCGAGCGACCCGATGGCGGGCATCTTGCTCTACACCGCCGCCCCCGACTCGGACGGGACGCTGGGTGGCCTGGTGGAGCTCGGCAAACCGGAGAACCTCGGCCGGATCATGATCCAGGCGCTTCGACGAGCGAGGATCTGTTCCTCGGATCCTTTGTGCTCCGAACACGACCCGGGTCAGGACCGTTCGTTGCACGCCGCGGCCTGCCATGCGTGCAACTTCGTGGCAGAAACGTCGTGCGAGCGAGGCAATCGCTACCTGGACCGGGCGCTGCTCGTTCCCACGTTCGAATGCTCGACGGCGGCCTTCTTCGGGAGCCTGTGA
- a CDS encoding very short patch repair endonuclease: MKAPMSREQIRDRMANVRRSDTDIELALRSALHRRGLRFRKNVKGLPGSPDVVFPKCKVAVFVDGDFWHGWRFEERGHRLKPFWRAKVEQNMARDRRDVAALEVLGWRVLRVWEHEIRKELDDVVERVVQLVTRPENGPSDSTCDG, from the coding sequence GTGAAGGCGCCGATGTCCCGCGAACAGATTCGCGACCGCATGGCGAACGTTCGCCGCAGCGACACCGACATCGAGCTCGCCTTGCGGTCCGCGCTGCACCGTCGGGGGTTACGCTTTCGCAAGAACGTGAAAGGCTTGCCCGGATCGCCGGACGTCGTGTTTCCCAAGTGCAAGGTGGCGGTGTTCGTCGACGGCGACTTCTGGCACGGCTGGCGCTTCGAGGAACGGGGACACCGACTCAAGCCGTTCTGGCGGGCGAAGGTCGAGCAGAACATGGCGCGCGACCGACGCGACGTCGCCGCGCTGGAGGTGCTCGGCTGGCGCGTGCTGCGCGTCTGGGAGCACGAGATACGCAAAGAGCTGGACGACGTCGTCGAACGCGTCGTCCAGCTCGTCACCCGCCCCGAAAACGGACCTTCCGACTCAACCTGCGACGGGTGA
- a CDS encoding ThiF family adenylyltransferase gives MSSSLISRSSDLTRLVNDGYRVEVRNNYLLIRDVPYVNAEREVKFGILVSELTLAGDITTTPSTHVAYFIGGHPCRSDGTKLSAIEHQTFTQQLDHELTVHHSFSSKPPQGYGDYYDKMTTYAAILSSQAQVIDSTVTQRGRVTLDEQAEAAEDSVFHYRDTASSRAEINLLARKLEVEKIAIVGLGGTGGYMLDLVAKTPVKQIHIFDGDTFSNHNAFRAPGAPTLEDLRDRPQKAAYFHDIYSRMHRGIVCHDFYIEQSNVHLLTEMDFVFICLEGVAARNLVVSALRAVNVPFIDVGMGLSVVDERLLGSLRVTTETRERTARGVSPHLPLGDVPADDVYSRNVQVADLNALNAALAVIRWKKLCGFYADFDNERHSVYSIDGNHLLNEDT, from the coding sequence GTTCGGACCTTACCCGGCTCGTCAACGACGGATACCGGGTGGAAGTCCGCAACAATTACCTACTGATCAGGGACGTCCCGTACGTGAATGCCGAACGCGAGGTAAAGTTCGGCATTCTCGTTTCGGAGCTCACCCTTGCCGGCGACATCACGACCACGCCTAGCACACATGTTGCCTACTTTATTGGGGGCCACCCCTGCAGAAGTGACGGCACCAAACTCTCGGCGATCGAGCACCAAACGTTTACTCAGCAGCTTGATCACGAATTAACTGTTCACCATTCGTTTTCGAGCAAGCCGCCTCAGGGGTATGGGGACTACTACGACAAGATGACTACCTACGCTGCGATCCTGAGTTCGCAGGCGCAAGTCATCGATTCCACGGTTACGCAGCGCGGACGGGTAACTCTGGACGAGCAGGCTGAAGCGGCGGAAGATTCGGTGTTCCATTACCGCGACACCGCTTCCAGCCGCGCGGAGATCAACCTGTTGGCTCGCAAGCTCGAGGTCGAAAAAATCGCCATTGTCGGGTTGGGTGGAACGGGCGGTTACATGCTCGATCTCGTCGCCAAGACCCCCGTCAAACAAATTCATATCTTTGACGGTGACACCTTCTCGAATCACAATGCTTTTCGTGCTCCTGGGGCGCCTACCCTTGAGGACTTGCGCGACCGGCCTCAAAAGGCCGCGTACTTCCACGACATTTACTCCCGAATGCACCGCGGCATCGTGTGCCACGATTTTTACATTGAGCAGTCGAACGTGCACCTGCTCACAGAAATGGACTTCGTGTTCATTTGCTTGGAAGGTGTCGCGGCGCGCAATTTGGTCGTTTCCGCGCTCCGCGCCGTCAACGTGCCGTTCATTGACGTTGGGATGGGGTTGTCGGTTGTTGACGAACGGCTGCTCGGCTCCCTTCGCGTGACGACGGAGACACGTGAGCGCACGGCCCGAGGCGTGAGCCCCCACCTGCCTTTGGGCGACGTGCCCGCGGACGACGTGTACTCCCGCAACGTCCAAGTGGCGGACCTCAACGCCCTCAATGCCGCCTTGGCAGTCATTCGGTGGAAGAAGTTATGCGGCTTTTACGCCGATTTCGACAACGAGCGGCACAGCGTGTACAGCATCGACGGCAACCACTTGCTCAACGAGGATACGTGA
- the drmC gene encoding DISARM system phospholipase D-like protein DrmC yields the protein MWQAVARLAAALPPERVEQLARYVEGSDLPRELDHVLPGAASEVVSSLGAGWMAEPVPGAQLASALRGAVSTASELRRASEVALAWTGPTSPFLSVRHTERVLLELIDGAHERVFLVSYVAYVVDSVVKALNQACGRGVNVSILLETSAERGGRLSVDSIALLRSRVPLATLYEWNPAAKTGAVHAKCVVVDGHACLVTSANITDAALDRNMELGVSIVGGRVPEQLDRHLRALVDTRVLVPA from the coding sequence TTGTGGCAGGCTGTGGCGCGTCTCGCGGCTGCGCTTCCGCCCGAGCGCGTCGAGCAGCTCGCGCGCTACGTCGAGGGAAGCGATCTTCCTCGCGAACTCGACCACGTGCTGCCTGGCGCCGCGTCGGAGGTCGTCTCCTCGCTCGGCGCCGGCTGGATGGCGGAGCCCGTCCCGGGAGCACAGCTCGCGAGCGCCCTGCGCGGTGCGGTATCCACGGCGAGCGAACTGAGGCGCGCGTCGGAGGTCGCCCTCGCTTGGACCGGTCCGACGTCCCCATTCCTGTCGGTGCGCCACACCGAACGCGTCCTGCTCGAACTGATCGACGGGGCGCACGAGCGTGTCTTCCTCGTCAGCTACGTGGCGTACGTGGTCGACAGTGTCGTCAAGGCCCTGAACCAAGCTTGCGGGCGAGGGGTGAACGTCTCGATTCTGCTCGAGACGTCGGCCGAGCGAGGGGGGCGGCTGTCTGTCGACTCGATCGCGTTGCTGAGGTCGCGCGTGCCGTTGGCGACATTGTACGAATGGAATCCCGCCGCCAAGACCGGGGCGGTGCACGCCAAGTGCGTCGTCGTGGACGGCCACGCCTGTCTGGTGACCAGCGCGAACATCACCGACGCTGCGCTCGACCGCAACATGGAACTCGGCGTGTCCATCGTGGGCGGACGCGTGCCCGAGCAACTCGACCGGCACCTACGCGCGTTGGTCGACACGAGGGTGCTCGTCCCGGCGTGA